A stretch of Amycolatopsis balhimycina FH 1894 DNA encodes these proteins:
- a CDS encoding glycoside hydrolase family 13 protein, producing MTEKTGWWRSAAIYQVYIRSFADGNADGVGDLAGVRARLDHLADLGIDAIWFTPWYPSPMDDGGYDVADFRDIEPLFGTLAEAEDLIAEAHARGIRVIIDIVPNHCSDEHRWFQAALDAGPGSPERQRFWFRPGRGPDGSEPPNNWKSRFGGSAWTRVPDGEWYLHLYSSRQPDFNWDNPEIRTEFEDVLRFWFDRGVDGFRIDVADGLVKDPRLPDVDDGDESPFSDQEGLHEIYRSWRKIADSYAGERVLVGEMWLPDMSRAARYLRRDELHSAFNFDFLVCPWDAARFRDVITRTLQAHDEVGAPAAWVLSNHDVTRHVTRYSRPCDTGFSFADRLHELPVDRELGTRRARAAALLTLALPGGLYVYQGEELGLWEVLDIPDELRQDPVWARTQGADPGRDGCRVPIPWSGDAPPFGFGSGGTWLPQPAEWADYTAEAEAADPASMLSLYRQGLRLRRGLPVDGLEWLSPADGVLAFRRKPGFTFVLNFSTTPIPLPDGEILLASGPVTTELPTDTAVWLRRS from the coding sequence GTGACCGAAAAGACCGGCTGGTGGCGGAGCGCGGCGATCTACCAGGTGTACATCCGCAGCTTCGCGGACGGCAACGCCGACGGCGTCGGCGACCTCGCCGGCGTCCGCGCCCGGCTGGACCACCTGGCCGACCTCGGGATCGACGCGATCTGGTTCACCCCGTGGTACCCGTCGCCGATGGACGACGGCGGCTATGACGTCGCCGACTTCCGCGACATCGAGCCGCTGTTCGGCACCCTCGCCGAGGCGGAAGACCTGATCGCAGAGGCCCACGCCCGGGGCATCCGCGTGATCATCGACATCGTGCCCAACCACTGCTCCGACGAGCACCGCTGGTTCCAAGCCGCCCTGGACGCGGGCCCGGGTTCGCCGGAGCGGCAGCGGTTCTGGTTCCGGCCCGGCCGCGGCCCGGACGGCAGCGAACCGCCGAACAACTGGAAGTCGCGCTTCGGCGGGTCCGCGTGGACCCGCGTGCCGGACGGCGAGTGGTACCTGCACCTTTACAGCTCGCGCCAGCCCGACTTCAACTGGGACAACCCGGAGATCCGCACGGAGTTCGAGGACGTGCTGCGGTTCTGGTTCGACCGCGGAGTCGACGGCTTCCGCATCGACGTCGCCGACGGGCTCGTCAAGGACCCGCGGCTGCCCGACGTCGACGACGGCGACGAGTCGCCGTTTTCCGACCAGGAGGGCCTGCACGAGATCTACCGGTCGTGGCGCAAGATCGCCGACAGCTACGCGGGCGAGCGAGTGCTGGTCGGCGAGATGTGGCTGCCGGACATGTCGCGGGCGGCTCGTTACCTGCGCCGCGACGAGCTGCACTCGGCGTTCAACTTCGACTTCCTGGTCTGCCCGTGGGATGCCGCCCGCTTCCGGGACGTCATCACGCGCACGTTGCAAGCGCACGACGAGGTCGGCGCGCCGGCGGCCTGGGTGCTCTCGAACCACGACGTCACGCGGCACGTCACGCGCTACAGCCGCCCATGCGACACCGGCTTCTCCTTCGCCGACCGCCTGCACGAGCTGCCCGTGGACCGGGAGCTGGGCACCCGGCGGGCGCGGGCGGCGGCGCTGCTGACGCTGGCGCTGCCCGGCGGGCTGTACGTCTACCAAGGCGAGGAGCTGGGGCTCTGGGAGGTCCTGGACATCCCCGACGAGCTGCGGCAGGACCCGGTGTGGGCCCGCACGCAGGGCGCCGACCCCGGCCGCGACGGCTGCCGGGTGCCGATCCCGTGGTCCGGCGACGCTCCGCCGTTCGGCTTCGGCTCGGGTGGCACCTGGCTCCCCCAGCCGGCCGAGTGGGCGGACTACACGGCCGAGGCGGAAGCCGCCGATCCGGCCTCGATGCTGTCGCTGTACCGACAGGGTTTGCGGCTGCGGCGCGGGCTCCCTGTCGACGGGCTCGAATGGCTTTCGCCGGCCGACGGCGTGCTGGCGTTCCGCCGCAAGCCGGGATTCACGTTCGTGCTGAACTTCTCGACCACGCCGATCCCGCTCCCGGACGGCGAAATCCTGCTGGCCAGCGGCCCGGTGACCACCGAACTCCCGACCGACACCGCGGTCTGGCTCCGGCGATCCTGA
- a CDS encoding ABC transporter substrate-binding protein: MSSPWSRTVSRRTLCLLAAGGLALAVAACGDGDNTAQTGGKVKITVTGQPPTSQPFERSVFDADVQEFEAAHPNIDIDPHEGFMDPKTFSAKLAGGQLEDVYYVYFTDPAQIIARHQAADITEAVKGVPHVGDLKPELLDNFRDANGKLYGLPTMNYTMGLLYSRPLFQRAGLDPNKPPQTWDEVREAAKKISALGNGIVGYADYSKNNQGGWHLTGWLYSTGGDIARKDGDKWVADFDNEKGKKALQYLHDMRWTDNSMGAKQLLEAQDVQRMMGAGQLGMYMAAPDNVPVLVKQFNGKYEDYGIAGMPGGQGTLLGGEGYMMNPKASPEKIKAGLEWIQWKYLNPDRFEKHIRQYVDGKQPVGLPAEPTPDIWQGAVRDQQLALKAKYANVLAQNFQSYVDTTSHIKGSIEPPNAQQIYAALDSVMQAVLTDQNANIDQQLSSAASKVNSVLAQVK; this comes from the coding sequence ATGAGCAGTCCCTGGTCCCGGACCGTCTCCCGCCGGACGTTGTGCCTGCTCGCCGCGGGCGGCCTCGCCCTGGCGGTGGCCGCCTGCGGCGACGGTGACAACACCGCGCAGACCGGCGGCAAGGTGAAGATCACGGTCACCGGCCAGCCGCCGACCAGCCAGCCGTTCGAGCGCAGCGTGTTCGACGCCGATGTCCAGGAGTTCGAGGCGGCACACCCGAACATCGACATCGATCCGCACGAAGGGTTCATGGACCCCAAGACGTTCTCCGCCAAGCTCGCCGGCGGCCAGCTCGAAGACGTCTACTACGTCTACTTCACCGACCCCGCGCAGATCATCGCGCGGCACCAGGCCGCCGATATCACCGAAGCCGTGAAGGGCGTCCCGCACGTCGGCGACCTCAAGCCGGAGCTGCTCGACAACTTCCGCGACGCCAACGGCAAGCTCTACGGCCTGCCGACGATGAACTACACGATGGGCCTGCTCTACAGCCGCCCGTTGTTCCAGAGGGCCGGGCTCGACCCGAACAAGCCACCGCAGACCTGGGACGAAGTCCGCGAAGCCGCGAAGAAGATCTCCGCACTGGGCAACGGCATCGTCGGGTATGCCGACTACAGCAAGAACAACCAGGGCGGCTGGCACCTGACCGGCTGGCTCTACTCGACGGGCGGCGACATCGCCCGCAAGGACGGCGACAAGTGGGTCGCCGACTTCGACAACGAAAAAGGCAAGAAGGCCCTGCAGTACCTGCACGACATGCGCTGGACCGACAACTCCATGGGCGCCAAGCAGCTGCTCGAAGCCCAGGACGTCCAGCGGATGATGGGCGCCGGCCAGCTCGGCATGTACATGGCCGCCCCGGACAACGTGCCGGTGCTGGTCAAGCAGTTCAACGGCAAGTACGAGGACTACGGCATCGCGGGCATGCCCGGCGGCCAGGGCACCCTGCTCGGCGGCGAGGGCTACATGATGAACCCGAAGGCGTCGCCGGAGAAGATCAAGGCCGGCCTCGAGTGGATCCAGTGGAAGTACCTCAACCCGGACCGCTTCGAAAAGCACATCCGGCAATACGTCGACGGCAAGCAGCCCGTCGGCCTGCCCGCCGAACCGACCCCGGACATCTGGCAGGGCGCGGTGCGCGACCAGCAGCTGGCGCTGAAAGCCAAGTACGCCAACGTCCTGGCACAGAACTTCCAGTCCTACGTGGACACGACCAGCCACATCAAGGGCAGCATCGAGCCGCCGAACGCCCAGCAGATCTACGCCGCGCTCGACAGCGTGATGCAGGCCGTGCTCACCGACCAGAACGCGAACATCGACCAGCAGCTTTCGTCGGCCGCGTCGAAGGTCAACAGTGTCCTCGCCCAGGTCAAGTAG
- a CDS encoding carbohydrate ABC transporter permease, which yields MRTLVSPGALRSPRGKLVYGVVFACTLAVFILAFMFPLYWVVTGAMKSPQELAQTPATLVPHEWHPETFADAWDQLSLGKYFLNTLVVAGGAWLAQLAIDVPAAFALSKLRPKFGNVVLGLMLATLMLPATALLVPTYVTVTDLPLLHLNLINSPTAVWLPAAANAFNIYLLKRFFDQIPHELIEAARIDGAGPVRTLWRIILPISRPILAVVSILAVVTAWKDFIWPLLVFPDTEKQTLSVMLQRVAIDMPLNVLVAGMVLASLPMVALFLAFQRQILAGLTAGSVKG from the coding sequence ATGAGAACCCTCGTCTCCCCCGGCGCGCTGCGCAGCCCGCGCGGCAAGCTCGTTTACGGCGTGGTCTTCGCCTGCACGCTCGCGGTGTTCATCCTGGCCTTCATGTTCCCGCTGTACTGGGTCGTCACCGGCGCGATGAAGTCACCGCAGGAGCTGGCGCAGACGCCGGCGACGCTCGTCCCGCACGAGTGGCACCCCGAAACGTTCGCCGACGCGTGGGACCAGCTGAGCCTGGGCAAGTACTTCCTCAACACGCTCGTCGTCGCCGGCGGCGCGTGGCTGGCGCAGCTGGCCATCGACGTCCCGGCCGCGTTCGCGCTGTCGAAGCTGCGGCCGAAATTCGGCAACGTCGTGCTCGGGCTGATGCTGGCCACGCTGATGCTCCCCGCGACGGCGCTGCTGGTCCCGACGTACGTGACGGTGACCGACCTGCCGCTGCTGCACCTCAACCTGATCAACTCGCCAACCGCGGTGTGGCTGCCGGCGGCTGCGAACGCGTTCAACATCTACCTGCTGAAGCGGTTCTTCGACCAGATCCCGCACGAGCTCATCGAAGCGGCGCGCATCGACGGCGCCGGGCCGGTGCGCACACTCTGGCGGATCATCCTCCCGATCTCGCGGCCGATCCTGGCCGTCGTGTCGATCCTCGCGGTGGTCACCGCGTGGAAGGACTTCATCTGGCCGCTGCTGGTGTTCCCGGACACGGAAAAGCAGACCCTCTCGGTGATGCTGCAACGAGTGGCGATCGACATGCCGCTCAACGTGCTCGTCGCCGGGATGGTGCTGGCCAGCCTGCCGATGGTGGCGCTGTTCCTTGCCTTCCAGCGGCAGATCCTCGCCGGGCTGACCGCCGGCAGCGTCAAGGGCTGA
- a CDS encoding carbohydrate ABC transporter permease, translated as MSSPRSSSLLAWPAAKPSRAGRPVATQVNRTRLRRKLKENLTAYGLLCAALVVFALFSWYPIVRGVLLSFQQVDFVNAPAWVGFDNFAKLFEDPLFGVAWRNTLLFTGLALVFGFAVPFLTAVLLNELRHTKAFFRLAVYLPVMLPPVVTALMWKWFYDPGPGLFNSALGAAGLPGGQWLDSSGTAMLSLVFVSTWANMGSTTLIYLAALGTIPGELYEAAELDGAGLWKRLRHVTFPQTRFVLLVLLLLQIVATMQVFTEPYVMTGGGPDDSTVTVLLLLYRYAFVYNDFGAASAMSLLLFVTLGVFSAWYVRLTRKADQS; from the coding sequence GTGTCCTCGCCCAGGTCAAGTAGCCTGCTCGCCTGGCCCGCGGCGAAACCGTCGCGGGCCGGGCGCCCGGTCGCAACGCAGGTAAACCGGACCAGACTCCGTCGCAAGCTCAAGGAGAACCTCACGGCGTACGGCCTGCTCTGCGCCGCGCTCGTGGTGTTCGCACTGTTCTCCTGGTACCCGATCGTGCGTGGCGTGCTGCTGAGCTTCCAGCAGGTCGACTTCGTCAACGCGCCGGCATGGGTCGGCTTCGACAACTTCGCGAAGCTGTTCGAAGACCCGCTGTTCGGTGTCGCCTGGCGCAACACGCTGCTGTTCACCGGCCTCGCGCTGGTTTTCGGGTTCGCCGTCCCGTTCCTCACCGCGGTGCTGCTGAACGAGCTGCGTCACACGAAGGCGTTCTTCCGGCTCGCCGTCTACCTGCCGGTGATGTTGCCACCGGTCGTCACGGCGCTGATGTGGAAGTGGTTCTACGACCCGGGTCCCGGCCTGTTCAACTCGGCACTGGGCGCGGCCGGCCTGCCCGGCGGCCAGTGGCTCGACTCGAGCGGCACGGCGATGCTCTCACTGGTGTTCGTCTCGACGTGGGCCAACATGGGCAGCACCACCCTGATCTACCTGGCCGCGCTCGGCACGATCCCCGGCGAGCTGTACGAGGCCGCGGAGCTGGACGGCGCCGGGTTGTGGAAGCGGCTGCGGCACGTGACGTTCCCGCAGACCCGGTTCGTCCTGCTGGTGCTGCTCCTGCTGCAGATCGTCGCGACCATGCAGGTGTTCACCGAGCCGTACGTGATGACCGGCGGTGGCCCGGACGATTCGACGGTCACCGTGCTCCTGCTGCTGTACCGCTACGCCTTCGTCTACAACGACTTCGGCGCGGCGAGCGCGATGAGCCTGCTGCTGTTCGTGACGCTCGGCGTGTTCTCGGCGTGGTACGTCCGGCTGACGCGGAAGGCGGACCAGTCATGA
- a CDS encoding LVIVD repeat-containing protein, with translation MRTWLRSCFAAVTVSATLVATGLPAAACGEDDKPATPAARTAGDPGAIKNVKAVGSVPDAAGAISINFLDYGRRDVMVVSGEFGLKVYDLTKNPAAPKLVGQVSLPGLWETEDTEVDPVRKLVFLSRDPRAFGGTTHTGESGIYVVDVAKPEAPAILSYTKVPAGHTTSCVDGCRYLWTGGPAKADDQPADWGGRPIWVTDVRDPKHPKVNLQPIELARNDGKTDYVHDVQVDGNGVAWVSGRGGVRGYWTNGVHRDPLTGKIRRATAHEPVPYAGGGIAETAAPSRFMHNSFHPAGHRAGDGAWRNRDLVYATEENFVDGCAGDGVLTISSLEGSYNGEGWRSTPDKPFRLRSVGTWSVNGQEGSDPASDDCSAHYFDVRGTVLVQSFYAQGTRFLDVSDPTNPRQIAYYRPGDASAWAPYWHGKYVYVADNARGVDILQLTK, from the coding sequence GTGCGCACCTGGTTGCGGTCGTGCTTCGCCGCCGTCACCGTCAGCGCCACGCTGGTCGCGACCGGGTTGCCGGCCGCCGCCTGCGGCGAGGACGACAAGCCCGCGACCCCGGCCGCCCGCACGGCGGGTGACCCCGGCGCGATCAAGAACGTCAAGGCCGTCGGCAGCGTGCCCGACGCCGCCGGCGCCATCTCGATCAACTTCCTCGACTACGGCCGCCGCGACGTGATGGTCGTGTCCGGCGAGTTCGGGCTGAAGGTGTACGACCTGACGAAGAACCCGGCGGCGCCGAAGCTGGTCGGGCAGGTGAGCCTGCCGGGGCTGTGGGAGACCGAGGACACCGAGGTCGACCCGGTTCGCAAGCTCGTGTTCCTCTCGCGGGACCCGCGCGCGTTCGGGGGCACCACTCACACCGGCGAGTCCGGGATCTACGTCGTCGACGTCGCCAAGCCCGAAGCTCCGGCCATCCTGAGCTACACCAAGGTGCCGGCCGGGCACACCACCAGCTGCGTCGACGGCTGCCGCTACCTGTGGACGGGCGGCCCGGCGAAGGCCGACGACCAGCCGGCCGACTGGGGTGGGCGGCCGATCTGGGTCACCGATGTCCGCGACCCGAAGCACCCGAAGGTGAACCTGCAGCCGATCGAGCTGGCTCGCAACGACGGCAAGACCGACTACGTGCACGACGTGCAGGTGGACGGCAACGGCGTGGCCTGGGTGTCCGGGCGCGGTGGCGTGCGCGGCTACTGGACGAACGGCGTGCACCGCGACCCGTTGACAGGCAAGATCCGGCGCGCGACCGCGCACGAGCCGGTGCCGTACGCCGGTGGCGGCATCGCCGAGACCGCGGCGCCGTCACGGTTCATGCACAACAGCTTCCACCCGGCCGGCCACCGCGCCGGCGACGGCGCCTGGCGCAACCGGGACCTCGTCTACGCGACGGAGGAGAACTTCGTCGACGGCTGCGCGGGCGACGGCGTCCTGACGATCTCGTCGCTCGAAGGCTCGTACAACGGCGAAGGCTGGCGTTCGACGCCGGACAAGCCGTTCCGGCTCCGCAGCGTCGGCACCTGGAGCGTCAACGGCCAGGAAGGGAGCGACCCGGCCTCCGACGACTGCTCCGCGCACTACTTCGACGTCCGCGGCACCGTCCTGGTGCAGTCGTTCTACGCGCAGGGCACCCGGTTCCTCGACGTCAGTGACCCGACGAACCCGCGCCAGATCGCGTACTACCGCCCGGGTGACGCGAGCGCGTGGGCGCCGTACTGGCACGGCAAGTACGTCTACGTCGCCGACAACGCCCGCGGTGTGGACATCCTGCAGCTGACGAAGTAA
- a CDS encoding peptide ABC transporter substrate-binding protein encodes MRLLVLLAVLALAVTGCSGPDPARPGVLSVGIREPATLLPADLADQAGRLVTGALWTPLADYDAASGKVTPRAAESITSTDRVHWTVKLRPATFHDGTPVTAQSYVDTWKVIADSRWVSSPVLTKLLRAREITAPAPDTIVLTLDRPSGQVPALLSAPGLVPLPASVLASRDWDGFAKSPVGNGPYRLDGPWKPGSGGTLKRTGQGNATEIELRVGEPAAQYDAVKAGTLDLAIEVPGEKHDAMHGDFDGHHATWALPQAGYLAFPVANPQFADATVRHGFALGVDRAALEAGPLAHQVDPAKALLPPADAPGERSGTCRPCSFDAAAGKALLHQAAFPGGATVYFGPGAEAWTRTLVVGLHKALDVSVTAQAKPSTGPLDGPATLDLKLATASPYELLSELASESGYADDVFRQNLALADAAATADEAGELYRLAENQLLRDLPVVPLWSGHGHAVWSSRVHDVTTTPFAGPVLAGIGVS; translated from the coding sequence ATGCGCCTGCTCGTCCTGCTCGCCGTCCTGGCTCTCGCCGTCACGGGCTGTTCCGGCCCCGATCCGGCCCGGCCCGGTGTCCTGTCCGTCGGCATCCGGGAGCCCGCGACGCTGCTGCCCGCCGACCTCGCCGACCAGGCGGGCCGGTTGGTGACCGGCGCCCTGTGGACCCCGCTCGCCGACTACGACGCGGCGTCCGGAAAGGTGACACCGCGGGCCGCCGAGTCGATCACGAGCACCGACCGGGTGCACTGGACGGTCAAGCTGCGGCCCGCCACGTTCCACGACGGCACCCCGGTCACTGCGCAGTCCTATGTGGACACCTGGAAGGTGATCGCGGACTCGCGATGGGTCTCCTCGCCCGTACTCACGAAACTGCTGCGCGCCCGGGAAATCACGGCGCCGGCCCCGGACACGATCGTCCTGACGCTCGACCGGCCGTCCGGCCAGGTGCCGGCGCTGCTCTCGGCGCCGGGCCTGGTACCGCTGCCCGCGTCGGTGCTCGCTTCCCGCGACTGGGACGGCTTCGCGAAGAGCCCCGTCGGCAACGGCCCCTACCGGCTCGACGGACCGTGGAAGCCCGGCTCGGGTGGCACTCTCAAACGAACCGGCCAGGGCAACGCCACGGAGATCGAACTGCGGGTCGGCGAGCCGGCGGCCCAGTACGACGCGGTGAAGGCGGGCACGCTCGACCTCGCGATCGAGGTCCCCGGCGAGAAGCACGACGCCATGCACGGCGACTTCGACGGCCACCACGCGACCTGGGCGTTGCCGCAAGCCGGCTACCTGGCGTTCCCGGTGGCGAACCCGCAGTTCGCCGACGCGACAGTCCGTCACGGCTTCGCGCTCGGCGTCGACCGCGCGGCGCTGGAAGCCGGCCCCCTCGCGCACCAGGTCGACCCGGCCAAGGCGCTGCTGCCACCGGCGGACGCGCCCGGCGAACGATCCGGCACCTGCCGGCCGTGCAGCTTCGACGCCGCGGCCGGCAAGGCCCTCCTGCACCAAGCTGCCTTTCCCGGCGGCGCAACCGTCTACTTCGGACCCGGCGCCGAAGCATGGACGCGGACCCTCGTGGTCGGTCTGCACAAGGCCCTGGACGTATCCGTGACCGCGCAGGCGAAACCCAGCACCGGTCCGCTGGACGGGCCGGCCACGCTCGACCTCAAGCTCGCCACGGCGAGCCCGTACGAGCTGCTCTCGGAGCTGGCTTCGGAGTCTGGGTACGCCGACGACGTCTTCCGCCAGAACCTGGCCCTCGCCGACGCCGCGGCGACCGCGGACGAGGCGGGCGAGCTGTACCGGCTGGCGGAGAACCAGCTGCTGCGCGACCTGCCGGTGGTCCCGCTGTGGTCGGGGCACGGCCACGCCGTCTGGTCGTCGCGCGTCCACGACGTCACGACGACGCCCTTCGCCGGCCCGGTGCTGGCCGGAATCGGGGTGTCATGA